Genomic segment of Candidatus Chlorohelix allophototropha:
TGCAACCGCTTTATCGTACCAATCAAGTTGTTTTGCGACCAGTTCCTTACGTTTTGTCGGTTCATAGGTTACCCATGAACCATACATACGCGCCAAGTTGGAATAGTGGTCGGGATTCAGGGGGGCGAGGTCACGGGCGCGAAGCAGTTCGTTTTCGGTTGCGTGCAGATAGCCAAGAATCTGGTTTTGAGCATTGGGGTCAGCTTGTTGGTTTTGTGCCTTTTTTTGCTGATCAGCTTGTCGTACTTTATCGGCAAGATCAACATAGGCTTGACCCAAAAAAAGCGCATAACGGTCTTCAGTAGGAGCGGTGCTGGCAGCTTGCTTGTAATAAATAGCGGCTTCTTCAGAGCGTTTGGAAAAAAACAGGTTTTGACCCTGCTTAAAGGCAACATCGGCAACTATCGGCATCCAGTTGATAACAACCGTAAAATAGAGCGTAAGGACAATAACCGCCCCGCTTACAGTCCAGAACCATACCTTGAGGCTAGACTCCGGCACATTCAGCAGCGCGGTATCGAAATAACCCTGACCAGAAACCGCCGAAGAACCACGCACAGTTGTGACACGCGCAGGCGCAACGACTCGTTCATTTCCGCGAGTGCGCTTCGAGCTTGCCGCAACCTTTTCAACTACCTTCTCCTCTACCGGAACGGGCATAGTTGCTTCCACGTTAGAGGCATGGCTACCCTGTACCAACCCACCCAAAACTGCGACCAGTCCGGCAAACAGGAAAAACATCATGAAGCTACTGACCACTTGGATTCCGGTAAATATTTCCACCAAATGCGAAAGCATGCCCGCTATAAGGCATGCCAGCAAAACCCGATATTCATATCGGCGCGAACGGCGCAAGAATTTTACACTGTAATAGAAGAATAACAGCACAAAGCCCAGATATGCCACAAATCCAAAGATTCCGGTATTCACCAACGCATCTAGATAGGCATTGTGCGAACGATCGGGAATAGCGTTGCGAGCTTCAAACCAGCCTAGTTCCGGTTGATAAAATTGGGGGGAGATGTAATACATAGATTCGGGACCATGCCCAAGCAAAAGACGCAAAGGGTCTTTGGCAGCAGTATCACCCAGTAGTTCAAAATCGGTCTGCCAAATCAACCGCCTAACCCTACCGGTACCGTCCTCTGTCTGTAAAAACTCGCCAAAGCGGGCAATTTCCGGGTTCTGTCGAAGTGTAGAAAATACTGGCTCAAGCGGGGTCGAGCCTTGCGGCAAGTTAAAGAGCAGCAGCAATACACCACCGAGTATTCCCACCCCCAACCAGCCCGTCAACCAACGCCAGCGCTTATAGGTAGCAAATAGGAGCGGAGGTAAAATATACAAGCCGACAAGCATACCGGCAAGCGGTCCGCGACTTTTGCTGAATACTATTACCGCTAGTATCAGCCCTAGTAACAAGATATAACAACCAAACTCCCCCAACCGGAACAGGAAATTATTATCAGTATCCTTGCGCTTGACCGTAAACATGAAGAATATGCCAAAGCTAATCAGCAACACCAATGGAAGTGACCAAATAGGTCCGATAGAAGTGCCACCCACAAGCTGATTAGAATTTCCGGCGGCGGTATTGGCTTGGTCGATCAATTGCTGTGTGGAATTCTGCGCTACCCCGGTGGATTCGGGGCGGTAGTTAGCGTTCAGGTTGAGAATTACATAGAACAAGCCCAACTCAAAGATAAAGAAAAAAGCGTAAAGCCCAAACCAACTAAAGGCAATGTTTCGAGCGCGTCCGCTGTTAGAACGGCTTGCATTGGCGCGATTTTCCAGCAACCAACGCCCGGTAGTAAGGATTCGATACACCACGATAGGTACTACCATTATCAGGTAAGCTGCTATAAAGATAGCATTACCCATCGTGCTGGTAACACGAAAGGTTGTATCGCCCTGCCACGGCAGCGGGTCAGCTTTGTAGTGCTGCATCACCCCATAAATACTAACGGGCACATTGGTAAGCAGGATAAAACTGATAATGCGCTCTATCTGACGACGTTCGCGTAGGTTAAAGACTATAGCGAGAAAGAACACCACATAACTGAGAAAGGTATAAGTACCCTCTAAGCGGTCATAGCTACCCCATAAGCTGACACCGGGAACTACCGAAATGAGGGTAGCGGCAATATAAGCAAAAGTCAGGATATAAGCGGGCAGAACAAGGGGGCGCGTGGCAATTCGTTGAAATAAAGGGAGGTTGTCAGGTCCGATTACCTCACCATCGGGCAGGAATTCCTCGCGAGGGGGTCGAGAAACCCGACGTGGGTTAGCGCGAGTCGCAACAGTTACATTCACGGCAGCACGCAACGCCACCGCTTTAAGTAGCCATGCTACCCCTATTATCAACACCAATGAGCGGAAAAGCGCGATTTTGTCAGGCTCAAAGACGCGGCTGGTATAGATGTTAAAATAAAGCGGAATTGACACCAACGCCAGCAGCCAGGTAACTTCCATCACCACATTGCAAACCTGGATTACGCGCCTTGTCATGTAGTTTTAAGTTCCTCCCACAATTGCCCCTGTCCGGTAGCTTGATTGGAATGGCGTTGCGCCAAAAATTGTTCGAGTGTGCCATTATGCACCGCTTCTTTCCAGCCCTTCACATCCTTCAGCATTTCAACGGCGCTGTTGCGCATAGAATCGCTAACGGGCAACCCGCCCAGCATCGCCGCTAATTCTTCGATAATAGCTTCATAATCTAGCTGTCGCACAGTGGTAAGGGTGCGGTCGTCCACCACCTTTTTCATTATATTGAAGTGCGAGTCACCGAAAGCGGCAATCTGCGGCAAGTGGGTAATACATATTACCTGATGGTTGTTTGAGTTGGTAAGTTGCCAGAGCTTTTCGCCCACTACCTGACCGCTACGCCCACCCACGCCCACATCCACCTCATCAAAAATCAGCGTAGGAACAGAATCTGCGCTTGCCAGAATAGATTTGAGCGCCAACATCAGGCGGCTGGTTTCACCACCGCTGGCAACCTTCTGTAGCGGTTTGGGAGGCTCACCGGGGTTGAGGGAAACATAAAACTCCACGCGATCCACCCCATGCCCATCAAAAGCGAAAAGCCCTTTACGCCCATCGAGAAGCGTTACGGGCGCGCCGGAGAAGTCTTCTCTCTGCGTGATATTGACCTCGAAACGAGCACGTAACAGCTTCAAATCACGCAGAGATTGCTCTACTTCCTGCGCTAGTTTGTCGGCGGCGCTACGGCGAGCTTTCGAGATTTCACCCGCCAACACCCCAATTTGTTGTAACAAGTCTTGTTCTTGCGCATGCAACTCTGCCAACCGCTCGTCGCTGTGTACGATTTGTTCCAGTTCGGTAGCAGCTTTTTGACGATACACCAGTATTTCGGGGATGCCGTTGCCGTATTTGCGCTTGAGAGAGCGAATCATTTCAAGCCGCTCTTCAATACCCTCCAAGCGTTTGGGGTCGTATTCCACGCGGTCGCGGAAATCGCGCAAGGCATGCGCTACATCTTCCAACTTAATGGCAGCTTCCTGCACTGTTTCAAGGTGTTTGCCAATCTCAGCCTCAAACTTCAGCAAATCGCTCAGCAATCGCTCGATTTCAGCCAACGCTGCGTGTACCGCCATTCCGCTACCACGCCCACGCTTGCCATACCCACCTTCTTCTCCGCCCTCTTCAAAACCTTCGTACAGCAATTTATAGGCGCGGTCAGAAACAGCGGTTAGTTTTTCTGCACTGTTTAAAATCTGCCGCTGCTTGAGCATTTCTTCTTCTTCACCGGGCTGGAGGCGTGCCGCATCAATTTCTTCAAGCTGAAATTTAAGCAGGTCAACCCTACGCGCCATTTCCCGCTCATCCCGTTGCATTCCATTGATGTCACGGCGCACCATGCGCAATTGCCCCACCAGATCGCTCAACCGGATACGCCGCTGAATCACCCCGGCATATTGGTCGAGCAATTCCAGATGTTCGCTGACGCGCAATAGTGAGATATGCTCGGTTTGCCCGTGAATATCCACCAATGCCTCGCCTACTTCGCGCAGTATATCCTGCCGTACCGAACTACCGTTGATTCGGCAAACCGAACGCCCACTGAGATTCACTTCACGGCTAAGGTTTAGGCGAAGGGTTTGGTGAGCATAATTTTCATCTTCCAACAGATTCTCACGCTGTAGCAATTCCAACAGGTGGCGAAACCGCTCATCCTCAAGCATTTTGTCGGACATCGCTAACTCGTAGTAGCCTTCCACCCGCGCCTGATTCTGCCCATGCCGAATAAATTCTGCGCCGGTTTTCGCGCCGAGAATTGCGCCCACCGCATCGATGATAATAGATTTGCCCGCACCCGTCTCCCCGGTAAGCGTATTAAAACCGGGCGAAAAACGCAGCGAGAGCGAATCTATGATGGCAAAATTGGAGATATTTAACTCTACCAGCATATATGTATATTACTCATAAAACTATCAATTATATCTGTATATATTATAATTGGATTTTCCAACGGGCTACACAAATTAATCATTTATTGGGCTGTGTACGTTGGTATTGCCAAATTAGGTAATCCAGTTTACGAGGCGTTAGAGTTGGGTACTCAAGCTTAAGTTCAGAGTTTACCGCCGCAAGAGCTTGCTGAACCGTATCTAATTTTATCGGATAACCTAATGCCTCTCCCATAAATCTGAGTACCATTCTGTCGGGCTTTACCAAATCATCCGAGCCTGCCAGCATAAAGAAATACTGTAATGAAACACCACTATGCTGTCCCGGTATTTTCTTGATAGCCGTCTCGAAAGCCTCGTTTCCTAGCACCTTGCTAATATCCTGGAAATAATTCACCTCAAACTGTTCAAGAACTTGAGCGAATTGTAATACTGCCTCAGCTTTTAGCAGACCGTTCTTTGGTGATGTCCGCTGCCGATTTTGATACACCTTTTCTGCCATTTCCTCAACTCCTAATCGGGTGTATAAAGCTGTAAAAACCGATAGGGTAAGTTGATCAGAAAAGGCTGGGGGGCGCATATCAGCATATCGTTCCAAACCAAAGTAATTGCAAAACCGTAAAACAGTATTAGAAGTTGAGGTATAAGTAACACCGATTGAAAAAACCGCATCTATCACACAAAGCGGTAAACTGCGATAAGAATATTCGGGCGGTAAACTGGAGTTTTCTAGGCTCAAGACCTGTTTACAATACCCTGCTAGTTTCGGGATTTCAATATTTTGCATAAAGATCGAGAATACCTTAACTAAATTCCAGCAAAGGGTTTTAAGATATTAGCGGAGTTCTTTCCCCAACCAAATTTTAACTCCGAATTCCGAACACGTTTTCTAATAAAGCGGTTACATTTTATCATACCGCTAGCGAATCTCGCCAGCCCTCATGGAAATGCGCATATGAAAGTAATAAGCCCTCGCGGATACCGTAGCGGCTTACCAACATACTATTCAGCTTGAATTTATCCATAATCGCATGGATTATCAGCGCACCGGTAGAAAAGGTTTGGGCGCGGCTGGCAACGAGGTTGTATTCTTGCGCGATTTGCTCGGATGATTTGGACATCGCTAAATTAACCGCTCCCAATAGCTCGGCAGAACGCAAGAAGTCGCCACGCCGCCCTCGATTGAAAAGACGGGTGACAGCTTTGGCATTCCCACCCGCCACTATCCCAAAATTAGGACCAAGTGGAAGGCGCGGCCATTGGGCAGCACCGAATATCTCACCGAGTCGGAACTGGGCAGCATGCACTTGCGCCTGTGTAAGGGGGTCTCCGGCGTTACAC
This window contains:
- a CDS encoding O-antigen ligase family protein — its product is MTRRVIQVCNVVMEVTWLLALVSIPLYFNIYTSRVFEPDKIALFRSLVLIIGVAWLLKAVALRAAVNVTVATRANPRRVSRPPREEFLPDGEVIGPDNLPLFQRIATRPLVLPAYILTFAYIAATLISVVPGVSLWGSYDRLEGTYTFLSYVVFFLAIVFNLRERRQIERIISFILLTNVPVSIYGVMQHYKADPLPWQGDTTFRVTSTMGNAIFIAAYLIMVVPIVVYRILTTGRWLLENRANASRSNSGRARNIAFSWFGLYAFFFIFELGLFYVILNLNANYRPESTGVAQNSTQQLIDQANTAAGNSNQLVGGTSIGPIWSLPLVLLISFGIFFMFTVKRKDTDNNFLFRLGEFGCYILLLGLILAVIVFSKSRGPLAGMLVGLYILPPLLFATYKRWRWLTGWLGVGILGGVLLLLFNLPQGSTPLEPVFSTLRQNPEIARFGEFLQTEDGTGRVRRLIWQTDFELLGDTAAKDPLRLLLGHGPESMYYISPQFYQPELGWFEARNAIPDRSHNAYLDALVNTGIFGFVAYLGFVLLFFYYSVKFLRRSRRYEYRVLLACLIAGMLSHLVEIFTGIQVVSSFMMFFLFAGLVAVLGGLVQGSHASNVEATMPVPVEEKVVEKVAASSKRTRGNERVVAPARVTTVRGSSAVSGQGYFDTALLNVPESSLKVWFWTVSGAVIVLTLYFTVVINWMPIVADVAFKQGQNLFFSKRSEEAAIYYKQAASTAPTEDRYALFLGQAYVDLADKVRQADQQKKAQNQQADPNAQNQILGYLHATENELLRARDLAPLNPDHYSNLARMYGSWVTYEPTKRKELVAKQLDWYDKAVAYAPRNVRVWSEYAIALINSSRATDGSVDQAVQDHAIKTGEESVKIDRCYDFGRWVLGDIYLGAGRNDDAAIQFGYLSDLNPKELINNQRYLQRIQVMAQSKQIDQALMVQTLLKPLAPVAIQSSQIGQFTNSCLEIPRPYVTTPPTDPDKAYYNQTAGIYLFHLERLSEAEQRLNLANQLDATSAYTHAYLAAIYQKTARTDLAQKEYQKALDLSAQNTDTKVTIQGFLSNYFKA
- the recN gene encoding DNA repair protein RecN → MLVELNISNFAIIDSLSLRFSPGFNTLTGETGAGKSIIIDAVGAILGAKTGAEFIRHGQNQARVEGYYELAMSDKMLEDERFRHLLELLQRENLLEDENYAHQTLRLNLSREVNLSGRSVCRINGSSVRQDILREVGEALVDIHGQTEHISLLRVSEHLELLDQYAGVIQRRIRLSDLVGQLRMVRRDINGMQRDEREMARRVDLLKFQLEEIDAARLQPGEEEEMLKQRQILNSAEKLTAVSDRAYKLLYEGFEEGGEEGGYGKRGRGSGMAVHAALAEIERLLSDLLKFEAEIGKHLETVQEAAIKLEDVAHALRDFRDRVEYDPKRLEGIEERLEMIRSLKRKYGNGIPEILVYRQKAATELEQIVHSDERLAELHAQEQDLLQQIGVLAGEISKARRSAADKLAQEVEQSLRDLKLLRARFEVNITQREDFSGAPVTLLDGRKGLFAFDGHGVDRVEFYVSLNPGEPPKPLQKVASGGETSRLMLALKSILASADSVPTLIFDEVDVGVGGRSGQVVGEKLWQLTNSNNHQVICITHLPQIAAFGDSHFNIMKKVVDDRTLTTVRQLDYEAIIEELAAMLGGLPVSDSMRNSAVEMLKDVKGWKEAVHNGTLEQFLAQRHSNQATGQGQLWEELKTT